TTCCCTTTCTCTGGGTCCTTCTTTTCTTCTGCCAAACTCATGGCCCTCTCCAGCTCCTTTTCTTTCGACAACTTCCTTCTCTTATTCTTCCTCAATTCACTTTCATCCTCTCCTCCAAGCTTCACTTTTCCAAATTGAATACCACTAGCCGCCTCTTCCACGTGCTTCTCTGTTTCCGCCTTGGCTACAACCTTTTTATTCTTCTCTCCATTCTCAGACATTCTTTTCCTCTTATTCATCAAATAGAtatctttcttctctctccttatAGCCTTTGACTCCTCACTACCAAACCGGTCCCCTCTCATCTCTTCAAGCCTACGGTGAAGGCGCTGACGGAGCTCGTCGTAGGTAACCGACTTATCATCACCACCACCAAAATTCTTAATTGGTTTGATATCTTCTTCctcctcatcatcatcttcttcttcttcattgtctGACTCATTCTTCTCTCGTTCTTTTTCGATGCTTTGTTTAAGCAAATCTAGGGTGGTGGTTTGAGATTTCTCCGGGTCGAGGCGTTCGCGACGTATAATCTTTTTGTGCTCTTTGTTTTGC
This is a stretch of genomic DNA from Impatiens glandulifera chromosome 4, dImpGla2.1, whole genome shotgun sequence. It encodes these proteins:
- the LOC124935974 gene encoding ribosomal RNA-processing protein 14-like codes for the protein MKKKKSEKSKHDAAIVSVSDIKSLIRENALFFDNLIELIPAKFYLPSDEPKPWFQGLSKAAKASAKQQNKEHKKIIRRERLDPEKSQTTTLDLLKQSIEKEREKNESDNEEEEDDDEEEEDIKPIKNFGGGDDKSVTYDELRQRLHRRLEEMRGDRFGSEESKAIRREKKDIYLMNKRKRMSENGEKNKKVVAKAETEKHVEEAASGIQFGKVKLGGEDESELRKNKRRKLSKEKELERAMSLAEEKKDPEKGKKHSWTAALSRASGVKVHDDPKLLKQRMHKEKKKHEKNVEKWKDRIETKDKMKKDKQKKRTDNISGKIHEKKMKKIAKREKKLMRPGFEGRKEGYITTTTEN